A single Brevundimonas sp. M20 DNA region contains:
- the serA gene encoding phosphoglycerate dehydrogenase, translating into MRILLLENIHPAAVERLEDAGYAVETASGALGEDELIERIRGVHVLGIRSKTMVTERVLQAADRLMAVAAFCIGTNQIDLPAASDHGVAVFNAPYSNTRSVVELAIGVMINLMRDVPDKSAAMHRGEWNKSATGSRELRGKTLGIVGYGAIGSQLSVLAENLGMRVIFHDLTERLALGNARRMPSLDALLAESDVVTLHVDGRSDNANVMGAAQFAKMKPGALLLNLSRGHIVDVGALAQALDSGRIGGAAVDVFPDEPATNADPFDSPLRGLKNVILTPHIGGSTEEAQEAIGAFAADRLLAYLNRGDTTFCVNLPNVQLAEVSGAHRILHIHRNQPGVLADLNRAIAGAGLNILGQHLKTDERTGYVITDVDRNYDPEAVQTLRGVSGTLRFRMLY; encoded by the coding sequence ATGCGCATCCTGCTGCTGGAGAACATCCACCCCGCCGCCGTCGAGCGGCTGGAGGACGCCGGCTATGCCGTCGAGACCGCCAGCGGCGCGCTGGGCGAGGACGAGCTGATCGAGCGGATCAGGGGCGTCCACGTTCTGGGCATCCGCTCCAAGACCATGGTCACCGAGCGGGTGCTACAGGCCGCCGACCGCCTCATGGCTGTCGCCGCCTTCTGCATCGGCACCAACCAGATCGACCTGCCCGCCGCCTCGGACCACGGAGTCGCCGTCTTCAACGCTCCCTACTCCAACACCCGCTCGGTGGTGGAGCTGGCTATAGGCGTGATGATCAACCTCATGCGTGATGTGCCGGACAAGTCCGCCGCCATGCACCGGGGCGAATGGAACAAGTCGGCCACCGGCTCGCGCGAGCTGCGCGGCAAGACCCTCGGCATCGTCGGCTACGGCGCCATCGGCAGCCAGCTGTCCGTGCTGGCCGAAAACCTCGGCATGCGGGTCATCTTCCATGACCTGACCGAGCGCTTGGCGTTGGGCAACGCCCGCCGCATGCCCTCGCTCGACGCCCTGCTGGCGGAAAGCGACGTCGTCACCCTTCACGTCGACGGCCGCTCCGACAACGCCAATGTCATGGGCGCCGCCCAGTTCGCGAAGATGAAGCCGGGCGCCCTGCTGCTGAACCTGTCGCGCGGCCACATTGTCGATGTCGGCGCCCTCGCCCAGGCGCTGGACTCCGGCCGCATCGGCGGCGCGGCGGTGGACGTCTTCCCGGATGAACCCGCCACCAACGCCGACCCGTTCGACAGCCCCCTCCGCGGCCTGAAGAACGTCATCCTGACCCCTCACATCGGCGGCTCCACCGAGGAGGCCCAGGAGGCCATCGGCGCGTTCGCCGCCGACCGTCTGCTGGCCTATCTGAACCGGGGCGACACCACCTTCTGCGTCAACCTGCCGAACGTGCAGCTGGCCGAGGTCTCGGGCGCCCACCGCATCCTGCACATCCACCGCAACCAGCCCGGGGTTCTGGCCGACCTCAACCGCGCGATCGCCGGGGCGGGACTGAACATCCTCGGACAGCATCTGAAGACGGACGAACGCACCGGCTACGTCATCACCGACGTCGACCGGAACTATGATCCGGAGGCGGTGCAAACCCTGCGGGGTGTGTCCGGAACGCTGCGCTTCCGCATGTTGTACTGA
- a CDS encoding Hsp33 family molecular chaperone gives MTDHAHTHSVPSDDLAAAFQIEGWPVRGRLVRLGETIDTILSAHAYPEPVAALLGEACALAALIGSSLKFEGRLLVQAQGNGPVRYVVADYGTDGHLRGYCRFDPEEVAAASQGFARPGAKTLLGEGVFVMTLDRGPDFERTQGITPIEGESLSLAAEHYFQQSEQIPTKVRLAVGSVETEAGSQWRAGGALIQLIAGDETRGSTEEVWDRTRALFQTLADDELIDPTITPDILLFRLFHEDGVRLEGAKALQAQCRCSKDRISSVLASFGPDERADMIEPDGKIRVTCEYCATVYELEPDEVTAG, from the coding sequence GTGACCGATCACGCGCATACCCATTCCGTGCCTTCTGACGATCTGGCGGCCGCCTTCCAGATCGAGGGCTGGCCCGTGCGCGGTCGTCTGGTGCGTCTGGGCGAGACCATCGACACCATCCTGTCGGCCCACGCCTATCCGGAGCCCGTGGCGGCCCTGCTGGGCGAGGCCTGCGCGCTGGCGGCCCTGATCGGGTCGAGCCTGAAGTTCGAGGGGCGACTGCTGGTGCAGGCGCAGGGCAACGGCCCGGTGCGCTACGTCGTGGCCGATTACGGCACCGACGGGCATCTGCGCGGCTATTGCCGGTTCGATCCGGAGGAGGTCGCGGCGGCGTCGCAGGGCTTCGCGCGTCCGGGCGCCAAAACCCTGCTGGGCGAAGGCGTGTTCGTGATGACGCTGGATCGCGGTCCGGACTTCGAGCGCACCCAGGGCATCACCCCGATCGAGGGTGAAAGCCTGTCGCTGGCCGCCGAACACTATTTCCAGCAGTCGGAGCAGATCCCGACCAAGGTGCGTCTGGCCGTCGGCTCGGTGGAGACCGAGGCCGGGTCGCAATGGCGCGCGGGCGGGGCGCTGATCCAGCTGATCGCGGGTGACGAGACGCGCGGCTCGACCGAGGAGGTCTGGGACCGCACGCGGGCGCTGTTCCAGACGCTGGCGGACGACGAACTGATCGACCCGACCATCACGCCGGACATCCTTCTGTTCCGCCTGTTCCACGAGGATGGGGTGCGGCTGGAGGGCGCCAAGGCGCTTCAGGCCCAGTGCCGGTGCTCAAAGGACCGGATCAGCTCGGTGCTGGCCTCGTTCGGACCGGACGAACGGGCGGACATGATCGAGCCTGACGGCAAGATACGCGTGACCTGCGAATACTGCGCGACGGTCTATGAGCTGGAGCCGGACGAGGTGACGGCGGGCTGA
- a CDS encoding autotransporter domain-containing protein, which produces MSRFLRNAAAAALAVAAVGAVASTASAQTYNRLVVFGDSLSDNGNLYAVSGQPTSPPYYQGRFSNGPVFTELLGFNAGRYTAGAPVTGSVNYAFGGARTDLSVSPPGMRAQLAAYTGAGGTFGRNDLVSILGGANNIFQAFPAAAVSSNPTGAMQSTANAAATDINLIVNSVATAGAGTILVTNLPRLGITPQFAATGVNGAALADYAGQTFNSALLSRLMTTAAAQPNTNIILMDLYKISDPLAANPGRFGLTNATQSCFNGVTVCATPDTYLYWDGVHPTAAGHRLISQLAVDYLYYGDIGAQSTVQAETAFRQREDLLDLSTETFAGRGPWEPGTHMTFGVLADSVDGDARGVVAETKATGWGGRVGLDHVMSDSLRFGLAAAFRTADVEAGPMAFDLETYAIDAWAGWRSGNMFMGAAVGGSIDNYDDITRQTSLAPIVHTGETNGGSVGVRVQGGMWFDMGGIALSPRAAVTWGSTDVNGYSEYGFAAQYDYHDRTVQAAAAEISLRAEGGGDGMSFFVEGGYRDSFGDSSDPVAVGILGNPAQVLEREVEDPFGGSLLASAGVEADVGPGKLSLGYRGRFGDHADSHVGALTWSMSLQ; this is translated from the coding sequence ATGTCTCGTTTTCTGCGTAACGCGGCCGCCGCCGCGTTGGCGGTCGCCGCTGTGGGTGCTGTCGCCTCGACGGCCAGCGCCCAGACCTACAACCGCCTCGTCGTCTTCGGCGACAGCCTCAGCGACAACGGCAACCTGTACGCCGTCTCCGGCCAGCCCACCTCGCCGCCCTACTATCAGGGCCGCTTCTCCAACGGACCGGTCTTCACCGAACTGCTGGGCTTCAACGCCGGCCGATATACCGCCGGGGCTCCGGTGACCGGCAGCGTCAACTACGCCTTCGGCGGCGCCCGCACCGACCTGTCCGTCAGCCCTCCGGGCATGCGCGCCCAGCTCGCCGCCTACACCGGGGCCGGCGGCACCTTCGGCCGCAACGACCTCGTCAGCATCCTTGGCGGGGCCAACAACATCTTCCAGGCCTTCCCGGCCGCCGCCGTGTCCAGCAACCCGACCGGCGCCATGCAGTCCACGGCCAACGCCGCCGCCACCGACATCAACCTGATCGTCAACAGCGTGGCCACCGCCGGCGCCGGGACCATTCTGGTCACCAACCTGCCCCGCCTCGGCATCACGCCCCAGTTCGCGGCCACCGGCGTCAACGGCGCGGCTCTGGCCGACTACGCGGGCCAGACCTTCAACAGCGCCCTGCTGTCCCGGCTGATGACCACCGCCGCGGCCCAGCCGAACACCAACATCATCCTGATGGACCTGTACAAGATCAGCGACCCCCTGGCGGCCAACCCGGGGCGCTTCGGCCTGACGAACGCCACCCAGTCCTGCTTCAACGGCGTGACGGTCTGCGCCACGCCGGACACCTACCTGTACTGGGACGGCGTCCACCCGACGGCGGCGGGCCACCGCCTGATCTCGCAGTTGGCGGTCGACTACCTCTACTACGGCGACATCGGCGCCCAATCGACGGTTCAGGCCGAGACCGCCTTCCGCCAGCGTGAGGACCTGCTGGACCTGTCCACCGAGACCTTCGCCGGTCGCGGTCCGTGGGAGCCCGGCACCCACATGACCTTCGGCGTTCTGGCCGACAGCGTCGACGGCGATGCGCGCGGCGTGGTGGCCGAGACCAAGGCCACCGGCTGGGGCGGTCGCGTCGGCCTCGATCACGTCATGTCCGACAGCCTGCGCTTCGGTCTGGCGGCGGCCTTCCGCACGGCCGACGTCGAGGCCGGGCCGATGGCCTTCGATCTGGAGACCTACGCCATCGACGCCTGGGCCGGCTGGCGCTCGGGCAACATGTTCATGGGCGCCGCCGTCGGCGGGTCGATCGACAACTACGACGACATCACCCGCCAGACCTCTCTGGCCCCCATCGTCCACACCGGCGAGACCAACGGCGGCAGCGTCGGCGTCCGGGTGCAGGGCGGGATGTGGTTCGACATGGGCGGCATCGCCCTGTCGCCACGCGCTGCGGTCACCTGGGGTTCGACCGATGTGAACGGCTACTCCGAGTACGGCTTCGCGGCCCAGTACGACTACCACGACCGCACCGTTCAGGCCGCCGCCGCCGAAATCTCCCTGCGCGCCGAAGGCGGTGGCGACGGCATGAGCTTCTTCGTCGAGGGCGGCTACCGCGACTCGTTCGGCGACAGCTCGGACCCCGTCGCCGTCGGCATCCTGGGCAACCCCGCCCAGGTGCTGGAGCGTGAGGTCGAGGATCCCTTCGGCGGCTCCCTGCTGGCCTCGGCCGGCGTCGAGGCTGATGTCGGTCCCGGCAAGCTGAGCCTCGGCTATCGCGGCCGGTTCGGCGATCACGCCGACAGCCACGTCGGCGCCCTGACCTGGAGCATGTCGCTCCAGTAA
- a CDS encoding ChaN family lipoprotein, which yields MLELLAAAALFTAQPTDQPNTRPDCAAPTGTDALLARPERILVIPDWHGAVEIPAAFLGIVCEAAKQGPVTIALEMPETERVLFRNALSAPTEEAARNTFLYGDFGNPRSTDGRNSLAMLDMMVGFWRLKAAGHDVAIHPFMPVESVIRGRDQAWWELEMAYGISRALANRPEARVLVFVGDLHARKTGYERFPDIGTPAAGHLHASDTFTLTIANQGGATWDCDPNGCGPQTRRGRYDPDARGIILGPVEDGAYDGVLAVGPTTASPPAALQDQPAVTSSGSSS from the coding sequence ATGCTCGAACTGCTCGCCGCCGCCGCCCTGTTCACAGCCCAGCCCACCGACCAGCCGAACACCCGACCCGACTGCGCCGCCCCAACCGGGACCGACGCCCTGCTGGCCCGGCCCGAGCGCATCCTCGTCATCCCCGACTGGCACGGCGCGGTCGAAATCCCCGCCGCCTTCCTCGGCATCGTCTGCGAGGCGGCGAAACAGGGGCCCGTGACCATCGCGCTGGAAATGCCGGAGACCGAGCGTGTCCTGTTCCGCAACGCCCTGTCGGCCCCGACCGAGGAGGCCGCGCGGAACACCTTCCTCTACGGCGATTTCGGCAATCCGCGCAGCACCGACGGCCGCAACAGCCTGGCCATGCTGGACATGATGGTCGGCTTCTGGCGGCTGAAGGCGGCCGGGCATGACGTGGCCATCCATCCCTTCATGCCCGTCGAGTCGGTCATCCGGGGCCGGGATCAGGCCTGGTGGGAGCTGGAGATGGCCTACGGCATCAGCCGCGCCCTCGCGAACCGCCCGGAGGCCCGGGTTCTGGTCTTCGTCGGCGACCTGCACGCGCGCAAGACGGGCTATGAGCGCTTCCCGGACATCGGTACGCCCGCCGCGGGCCACCTGCACGCCTCGGACACCTTCACCCTGACCATCGCTAATCAGGGCGGCGCGACCTGGGACTGCGACCCGAACGGCTGCGGTCCTCAAACCCGCCGGGGCCGCTACGACCCCGACGCGCGGGGCATCATCCTCGGCCCCGTCGAGGACGGCGCCTATGACGGCGTGCTGGCGGTGGGGCCGACCACGGCCTCACCGCCCGCCGCGCTGCAGGATCAGCCCGCCGTCACCTCGTCCGGCTCCAGCTCATAG
- a CDS encoding bile acid:sodium symporter family protein has translation MGSAITVIGLPIALGIIMFGLGLSLTPGDFVRIGRRPKAVAVALVCQLILLPLVCFGLVLLFRLPPVLAVGMMLLAASPGGTTANLYSHLFRGDVALNISLTAINSVIAVVTLPIVVNLSLAVLHPDGGQVGLQLAKTVEVFMIVLAPVGLGMLVRGLKPGFAAAMDKPVRLASVVILTLVIIGAAVAQFDVLMANIGAVAGIVVTFCVLSLGIGFVVPSLLKIERPQAVASAFEVGLHNATLAIVIARSVLQNPEMSLPAAVYGVLMFPLAAAFGVLITRGKKAAAPG, from the coding sequence ATGGGTTCAGCCATCACCGTCATCGGTCTGCCGATCGCGCTGGGGATCATCATGTTCGGGCTGGGGCTCAGCCTGACGCCCGGGGATTTCGTGCGGATCGGGCGGCGGCCGAAGGCCGTGGCCGTGGCGTTGGTCTGTCAGCTGATCCTGTTGCCGCTGGTGTGTTTCGGGCTGGTGCTGCTGTTCCGGCTGCCGCCGGTGCTGGCGGTCGGGATGATGTTGCTGGCGGCCTCGCCGGGCGGCACCACGGCCAATCTCTACAGCCATCTGTTCCGGGGCGACGTGGCTCTGAACATCAGCCTGACGGCGATCAATTCGGTGATCGCTGTGGTGACCCTGCCGATCGTGGTGAACCTGTCGCTGGCGGTTCTGCACCCGGACGGGGGGCAGGTGGGTCTGCAACTGGCCAAGACGGTCGAGGTCTTCATGATCGTGCTGGCGCCGGTCGGGCTGGGAATGCTGGTGCGGGGGCTGAAGCCCGGCTTCGCCGCCGCCATGGACAAGCCGGTGCGGCTGGCCTCGGTGGTGATCCTGACGCTGGTGATCATCGGCGCGGCGGTCGCCCAGTTCGATGTGCTGATGGCCAATATCGGCGCGGTGGCCGGGATCGTGGTGACCTTCTGCGTGCTGAGCCTGGGGATCGGGTTCGTGGTCCCGAGCCTGCTGAAGATCGAGCGGCCGCAGGCGGTCGCCAGCGCCTTCGAGGTCGGGCTTCACAATGCGACGCTGGCCATCGTGATCGCCCGCTCGGTGTTGCAGAACCCGGAGATGTCGCTGCCGGCCGCGGTTTATGGCGTGCTGATGTTCCCGCTGGCGGCGGCGTTCGGGGTGCTGATTACACGCGGTAAGAAGGCGGCAGCGCCGGGCTGA
- a CDS encoding SDR family oxidoreductase, giving the protein MSRAHLKPLNKQTIVITGATSGIGLAVSRRAARAGACVFLIARGEKDLAALCEELQATGARAAFAVADVADPDALAEAADKCRRLFGGFDTWINNAGVSIFGPIRETTLADQRRLFETNYWGVVNGSILAAERLRDRPWGGAIINVGSILSDAPLPVQGVYSASKHAVKGFTNALRMELIRDNAPVSLTLVKPAALDTPYSKHARNLTGYAVHNPQPVYATRVAADTILYCATHPIREITVGGGGRLIAGLYSLLPGVAEPLLARFAPSLMRDRGSAYAPDDDGLYDPTEDGLDEEVHYPMVRQFSALAEVRKHPGIAAGVVAVLAGVGLATLLLNQRTGPTRLEAFRGRFKSRGGADFDGLRGRFDDIAETVRHSLSDAGARAQHFTDDARDKGGRWWDKTQKSSRKALKKQGKAARRYAEDVGDYARTHAKEGGALLALATIAAAVGAAALDARRPDSRLRNIGRF; this is encoded by the coding sequence ATGTCCAGAGCCCACCTCAAACCGTTGAACAAGCAGACGATTGTGATCACGGGGGCGACCTCGGGAATCGGTCTGGCGGTGTCCCGTCGGGCGGCCCGGGCCGGGGCCTGCGTCTTCCTGATCGCGCGCGGCGAAAAGGATCTGGCCGCCCTGTGCGAGGAGCTTCAGGCCACCGGCGCCCGCGCCGCCTTCGCCGTCGCCGATGTCGCCGACCCCGACGCCCTGGCCGAGGCCGCCGACAAATGCCGCCGCCTGTTCGGCGGTTTCGACACCTGGATCAACAATGCGGGCGTCTCCATCTTCGGCCCGATCCGCGAGACGACCCTGGCCGACCAGCGCCGCCTGTTCGAGACCAACTACTGGGGCGTGGTGAACGGCTCCATCCTCGCCGCCGAGCGCCTGCGCGACCGGCCGTGGGGCGGGGCGATCATCAACGTTGGTTCCATCCTGTCCGACGCCCCCCTGCCCGTCCAGGGCGTCTATTCGGCGTCCAAACATGCCGTGAAGGGCTTCACCAACGCCCTGCGGATGGAGCTGATCCGTGATAACGCCCCGGTCAGCCTGACGCTGGTCAAGCCCGCCGCGCTGGACACGCCCTACAGCAAGCACGCCCGCAACCTGACCGGCTATGCGGTCCATAACCCCCAGCCGGTCTATGCGACCCGGGTGGCGGCCGACACCATCCTGTACTGCGCTACCCATCCGATCCGCGAGATCACGGTCGGCGGCGGAGGCCGTCTCATCGCTGGCCTGTACAGCCTCCTGCCCGGCGTGGCGGAACCTCTTCTCGCGCGGTTCGCTCCCTCCCTGATGCGGGACAGGGGTTCCGCCTATGCGCCGGACGACGACGGGCTCTACGACCCGACCGAAGACGGCCTCGATGAAGAGGTTCATTATCCGATGGTTCGCCAGTTTTCCGCCCTCGCCGAAGTTCGCAAACATCCCGGCATCGCCGCCGGTGTCGTGGCGGTTCTGGCCGGCGTCGGTCTCGCCACCCTGCTGCTGAACCAGCGCACCGGCCCCACACGCCTCGAGGCGTTCCGCGGGCGCTTCAAGTCGCGCGGCGGCGCGGACTTCGACGGCCTGCGCGGTCGCTTCGACGACATCGCCGAAACCGTCCGTCACAGCCTCAGCGACGCCGGCGCCCGCGCCCAGCACTTCACCGATGACGCCCGCGACAAGGGCGGCCGCTGGTGGGACAAGACTCAAAAATCCTCGCGCAAGGCCCTGAAAAAGCAAGGCAAGGCCGCGCGCCGCTATGCCGAGGACGTGGGGGACTACGCCAGGACCCATGCGAAGGAAGGCGGCGCCCTGCTGGCGCTGGCCACGATCGCCGCCGCCGTCGGCGCCGCCGCCCTCGACGCCCGCCGTCCCGACAGCCGCTTGCGCAACATCGGGCGGTTCTAG
- a CDS encoding CPBP family intramembrane glutamic endopeptidase — protein MALVGWLGATAVLGLIAAVALRGKVKWGWFLSALALMSAYDALLTRGYGHIPIHFWPSDWNWEGKVMALILSLVVAVALGARRCGLTLKQDRKGLKGALILSGALIALFLGLALYFPGQGTDADTLAFQLTMPGLDEEVFYRGVLLLMLNEAFARPMRILGAPMGWGALISSVAFGLAHALGYSDGAFTFDAMTMALTGGPALLLVWLREKTGSLLLPVVMHNFANAISLLV, from the coding sequence ATGGCTTTGGTCGGGTGGCTCGGCGCGACGGCGGTCCTGGGCCTGATCGCGGCTGTGGCTCTGCGCGGCAAGGTGAAGTGGGGGTGGTTCCTCAGCGCCCTCGCGCTGATGTCCGCCTACGACGCCCTGCTGACCCGCGGCTACGGCCACATCCCCATCCACTTCTGGCCCTCGGACTGGAATTGGGAGGGCAAGGTCATGGCCCTGATCCTGTCACTGGTCGTCGCCGTGGCCTTGGGCGCCCGCCGCTGCGGCCTGACGCTGAAACAGGACCGCAAGGGGCTGAAGGGCGCCCTGATCCTGTCTGGCGCCCTGATCGCCCTCTTCCTCGGCCTGGCCCTCTACTTCCCCGGTCAGGGGACCGACGCCGACACCCTCGCCTTCCAGCTGACCATGCCGGGGCTGGACGAGGAGGTCTTCTATCGCGGCGTCCTGCTGCTGATGCTGAACGAGGCTTTCGCCCGCCCCATGCGCATCCTCGGCGCGCCCATGGGCTGGGGCGCCCTGATCAGCTCCGTCGCCTTCGGTCTGGCCCACGCCCTCGGCTACAGCGACGGCGCCTTCACCTTCGACGCCATGACCATGGCCCTGACGGGCGGTCCGGCCCTGCTGCTGGTCTGGCTGCGCGAGAAGACCGGCAGCCTGCTGCTCCCTGTGGTTATGCACAATTTCGCCAACGCTATCTCCCTGCTGGTCTGA
- a CDS encoding M23 family metallopeptidase: MRRLLPTARSFLLHSGQVAVLGAVAVLAMAAAPLTPRPADAETFAVPEAPPVTAIAAPAGPVTRLITFAEPVRGYAVNSAFGLRRLPGQAARHHDGVDIAAPTGTGVLVAAEGRILRTGYDAGGYGRFIEVRHPNGMSTLYGHLSRIDVASGDTVASGQRIGLVGSTGRSTGPHLHFEVRRGDRQINPVRVMGEAFPVVVADT, translated from the coding sequence ATGCGACGCCTGTTGCCGACCGCCCGGTCGTTCCTTCTGCACTCCGGTCAGGTCGCCGTTCTGGGCGCCGTGGCCGTTCTGGCCATGGCCGCCGCGCCGTTGACGCCGCGCCCGGCCGACGCCGAGACCTTCGCCGTGCCGGAAGCCCCGCCGGTGACCGCCATCGCGGCGCCCGCCGGGCCGGTCACCCGCCTGATCACCTTCGCCGAGCCGGTGCGCGGCTATGCCGTCAACTCCGCCTTCGGCCTGCGCCGCCTGCCGGGTCAGGCCGCCCGCCACCACGACGGCGTCGACATCGCCGCGCCGACTGGCACCGGCGTTCTGGTCGCCGCGGAAGGCCGCATCCTGCGCACCGGCTACGACGCCGGCGGATATGGCCGCTTCATCGAGGTCCGCCACCCCAACGGGATGAGCACCCTCTACGGCCATCTCAGCCGTATCGACGTCGCCAGCGGGGACACTGTTGCCTCCGGCCAACGTATCGGCCTGGTCGGCTCCACCGGTCGTTCCACCGGCCCCCACCTGCATTTCGAGGTTCGCCGCGGCGACCGCCAGATCAATCCGGTGCGGGTGATGGGAGAAGCCTTCCCGGTCGTTGTCGCCGACACCTGA
- a CDS encoding gamma-glutamyltransferase family protein, whose translation MRRRTFLSSLPAGALLAGSGIANARTPQATPQAPAGSPPRPAPRPDPYAGIGPGDRITGPKFVGRSTVWGANGAAATAHPRATLIGIDTLRRGGSAIDAAIAINAALGFLEPVANGIGGDAFCMLWDPAQRKVVGFNGSGNSPRGLSLETARSKARQNGHLPSYGAVTVNVPGTVDAWWSAHQRYGKLPWKDVLLPVAELCEEGVPVPQVIAYYLERNMASFDRSAALIEENDNRKKVYAPGGETPKVGQMFANPDLGRTYRLIAEHGRDAFYDGPIADAIQGYFRRIGGWMTRVDLAAHRTEWVEPIQTNYRGVDVYGLGPNTQGLSTNQILNICEQFDLKGMGFQSAASIHHQAEAKRLAFEDRAKWFADDRFSRTPVEWLNSKEYARRRAALIRPDRVMDRVFPGDAPTQGDTTYFSVADKDGMMVSWIQSNYRGMGSGLVADDGAGNTLGFMFQDRGELFALTDGHPNVYAPGKRPFHTIIPGFACKDGKPWMAMGVMGGGMQPQGQAQIIINMVDYGLDPQEAGDAPRWQHYGSSEPTGELAEGVGRLHLESGVPAATKAQLEAMGWTLGPPDGGFGGYQNVVMQQNPGGRWTYGAATEMRKDGIALAY comes from the coding sequence ATGCGTCGTCGCACCTTCCTGTCGTCCCTGCCCGCCGGGGCGCTGTTGGCCGGGAGCGGAATCGCCAACGCCCGGACCCCGCAGGCGACGCCGCAGGCTCCAGCCGGCTCCCCGCCCCGCCCCGCCCCGCGCCCTGATCCTTACGCCGGCATTGGCCCCGGCGACCGGATCACCGGACCGAAATTCGTGGGCCGCTCGACCGTCTGGGGCGCCAACGGCGCCGCCGCCACAGCCCATCCCCGCGCGACCCTGATCGGTATCGACACCCTGCGGCGCGGCGGTTCGGCCATCGACGCCGCCATCGCCATCAACGCCGCGCTGGGCTTCCTCGAGCCCGTGGCCAACGGCATCGGCGGCGACGCCTTCTGCATGCTGTGGGACCCGGCCCAGCGGAAGGTCGTCGGTTTCAACGGCTCGGGCAACAGCCCGCGCGGTCTGTCACTGGAGACCGCGCGGTCGAAGGCTCGCCAAAATGGCCACCTGCCCTCCTACGGCGCGGTCACCGTCAACGTCCCCGGCACGGTCGACGCCTGGTGGAGCGCCCACCAACGCTACGGCAAGCTGCCCTGGAAAGACGTCCTGCTGCCGGTGGCCGAGCTGTGCGAGGAGGGCGTGCCGGTCCCGCAGGTCATCGCCTATTACCTTGAGCGCAACATGGCCTCGTTCGACAGGTCGGCGGCGTTGATCGAGGAGAACGACAACCGCAAGAAGGTCTATGCCCCCGGCGGCGAGACCCCCAAGGTCGGCCAGATGTTCGCCAACCCGGACCTTGGCCGGACCTATCGCCTGATCGCCGAGCACGGCCGCGACGCCTTCTATGACGGCCCCATCGCCGATGCGATCCAGGGCTATTTCCGCCGCATCGGCGGCTGGATGACCCGCGTCGATCTCGCCGCGCACCGCACGGAATGGGTCGAGCCGATCCAGACCAACTATCGCGGCGTCGACGTCTATGGCCTGGGGCCCAACACACAGGGCCTGTCGACCAACCAGATCCTCAACATCTGCGAACAGTTCGACCTCAAGGGCATGGGTTTCCAGTCCGCCGCCTCGATCCACCATCAGGCCGAGGCCAAGCGTCTGGCGTTCGAGGACAGGGCGAAATGGTTCGCCGACGACCGCTTCAGCCGCACCCCGGTCGAGTGGCTGAACTCCAAGGAATACGCCCGCCGGCGCGCCGCCCTGATCCGGCCGGACCGGGTCATGGACCGCGTCTTCCCCGGCGATGCGCCGACCCAGGGCGACACCACCTATTTCAGCGTCGCCGACAAGGACGGCATGATGGTCAGCTGGATCCAGTCGAACTACCGCGGCATGGGCTCCGGCCTCGTGGCCGACGACGGCGCGGGCAATACGCTGGGCTTCATGTTCCAGGACCGGGGCGAGCTGTTCGCCCTGACCGACGGCCACCCGAACGTCTATGCCCCGGGCAAGCGGCCCTTCCACACCATCATCCCCGGCTTCGCCTGCAAGGACGGAAAGCCGTGGATGGCCATGGGCGTCATGGGCGGCGGAATGCAGCCTCAGGGACAGGCCCAGATCATCATCAACATGGTCGACTACGGCCTCGACCCGCAGGAGGCCGGCGACGCCCCCCGCTGGCAGCACTACGGCTCATCCGAGCCCACCGGCGAACTGGCCGAGGGCGTCGGGCGCCTGCATCTGGAAAGCGGCGTCCCCGCCGCCACCAAGGCGCAACTGGAGGCCATGGGCTGGACCCTCGGCCCGCCCGACGGCGGCTTCGGCGGCTACCAGAACGTGGTCATGCAGCAGAACCCGGGCGGCCGCTGGACCTACGGCGCGGCCACGGAGATGCGCAAGGACGGCATCGCGCTGGCGTATTAA